A genomic window from Streptomyces brevispora includes:
- a CDS encoding SAM-dependent methyltransferase, translating to MTTDSTKSDAELWDERYRESHRIWSGKPNAALVREVEGLAPGRALDLGCGEGADAVWLARGGWQVTATDISRVALDRAAEHAADAGVADRIDWQFHDLGVSFPEGEYDLVSAQFLHSMGDLPREEILRRAAAAVAPGGVLLIVGHAGFPPWKHDHADMELPTTDEVLASLELPAGQWDVLLSEEHERIQNDPDGNPTTRTDNALKVRRR from the coding sequence ATGACGACCGACAGCACGAAGTCCGACGCGGAACTCTGGGACGAGCGCTACCGGGAGAGCCACCGGATCTGGAGCGGGAAGCCCAATGCCGCGCTCGTCCGTGAAGTGGAGGGCCTGGCGCCGGGGCGCGCCCTCGACCTCGGGTGCGGCGAGGGGGCCGACGCGGTCTGGCTCGCGCGCGGGGGCTGGCAGGTCACCGCCACGGACATCTCGCGCGTAGCCCTCGACCGGGCCGCCGAACACGCGGCCGACGCGGGGGTCGCCGACCGTATCGACTGGCAGTTCCACGACCTCGGGGTCTCCTTCCCCGAGGGGGAGTACGACCTCGTCTCCGCCCAGTTCCTGCACTCGATGGGCGACCTGCCGCGCGAGGAGATCCTGCGGCGGGCCGCCGCGGCCGTCGCACCCGGCGGAGTGCTCCTGATCGTCGGCCACGCCGGCTTCCCGCCATGGAAGCACGACCACGCGGACATGGAACTCCCCACCACCGACGAGGTGCTCGCATCCCTCGAACTCCCGGCGGGGCAGTGGGACGTACTGCTCAGCGAGGAACACGAGCGCATCCAGAACGACCCGGACGGGAACCCCACCACCCGTACCGACAACGCGCTGAAGGTCCGCCGCCGCTGA
- a CDS encoding NAD(P)/FAD-dependent oxidoreductase: MTTQMYDVVVIGGGAAGLSAALTLSRARRSVLVIDAGSPRNAPASHAHNYLGREGIAPGQLLAIGREEASGYGAEIVEGEAVAAEKLPGGAGFRVVREDGIAVTARRLLVTTGLVDELPPIPGLAERWGRDVLHCPYCHGWEVRDLPVGIVALSPMAVHQALLWRQWSDDVTLFLHHAPEPGDEEYEQLAARGIAVVDGEVTGLEVSGDRLTGVRLADGRVVPRAAVVVQPRFTARSGVLDGLGLHATALEVGGHTVGTYIAADPAGATEVPGVWVAGNVTNLMEQVIGAAAAGQKAGAAINGHLMTEDVRRAVEARRAPFSAEAERQVCEKTLGSRRHGLQETR, encoded by the coding sequence ATGACGACGCAGATGTACGACGTAGTGGTGATCGGTGGCGGGGCCGCCGGGCTGAGCGCGGCCCTGACGCTGTCGCGGGCCCGGCGTTCGGTGCTGGTGATCGACGCGGGCAGCCCGCGCAACGCACCCGCGTCCCACGCGCACAACTACCTGGGCCGCGAGGGCATCGCGCCCGGGCAGCTTCTGGCCATCGGCCGGGAAGAGGCTTCCGGGTACGGGGCCGAGATCGTCGAGGGTGAGGCAGTGGCGGCCGAGAAGCTGCCGGGCGGGGCCGGGTTCCGGGTCGTACGGGAGGACGGGATCGCCGTCACGGCGCGCCGTCTCCTCGTCACGACCGGGCTCGTCGACGAACTGCCGCCGATCCCCGGCCTCGCCGAGCGGTGGGGGCGGGACGTGCTGCACTGCCCGTACTGCCACGGCTGGGAGGTGCGGGACCTGCCGGTCGGCATCGTGGCCCTGAGCCCGATGGCCGTGCACCAGGCGCTGCTCTGGCGGCAGTGGAGCGACGACGTCACCCTCTTCCTCCACCACGCGCCCGAGCCCGGCGACGAGGAGTACGAGCAGCTCGCCGCGCGCGGCATCGCCGTCGTGGACGGCGAGGTGACCGGCCTCGAGGTGAGCGGGGACCGGCTCACCGGGGTACGGCTGGCCGACGGCCGGGTCGTGCCGCGCGCGGCCGTGGTGGTCCAGCCGCGCTTCACCGCACGGTCCGGGGTCCTGGACGGCCTCGGCCTGCACGCCACCGCGCTGGAGGTGGGCGGTCACACCGTCGGTACGTACATCGCGGCCGATCCGGCCGGTGCGACCGAGGTGCCCGGGGTCTGGGTCGCCGGTAACGTCACCAACCTGATGGAGCAGGTCATCGGCGCCGCCGCGGCCGGGCAGAAGGCGGGCGCCGCCATCAACGGGCACCTGATGACCGAAGATGTCCGTCGTGCGGTCGAGGCCCGCCGCGCACCCTTCTCGGCGGAGGCCGAGCGCCAGGTCTGCGAGAAGACGCTCGGAAGCCGCCGTCACGGACTGCAGGAGACACGATGA
- a CDS encoding ATP-binding protein, whose amino-acid sequence MAAAVADWACEVPAGDVLLCVSELATNALVHGVPPGRGFRVRLYWERAGGRLRIEMHDSGAGAAPTARCPAPDAEGGRGLLLVSALAAAWGVGERDPGKVVWCEFAASARMFAVLVSNAHHLP is encoded by the coding sequence CTGGCTGCTGCTGTAGCCGACTGGGCGTGCGAGGTGCCCGCGGGTGACGTGTTGCTGTGCGTGAGCGAGCTGGCCACCAATGCGCTCGTGCACGGCGTGCCGCCCGGGCGCGGGTTCCGTGTCCGTCTGTACTGGGAGCGGGCCGGTGGCAGGCTCCGTATCGAGATGCATGACAGTGGCGCCGGTGCGGCCCCGACCGCCCGATGCCCCGCGCCCGACGCGGAAGGCGGGCGCGGGCTGCTGTTGGTGTCGGCGCTTGCAGCGGCGTGGGGAGTGGGGGAGCGGGACCCCGGCAAGGTCGTCTGGTGCGAGTTTGCCGCTTCGGCAAGGATGTTTGCCGTACTGGTCTCCAACGCGCACCATCTCCCGTAG